Proteins encoded in a region of the Pseudomonas denitrificans (nom. rej.) genome:
- a CDS encoding ribonuclease E inhibitor RraB: MSRDKQLFPEDEIGDALWALQEDGEDLSLEHEVEFAVIFPDEQSALDFAIMLLQNGQKVAYSEYDGNDKLPWQVLAYPVMELSHEHISGYAALLSEHSADLGGQMDGWSAL, encoded by the coding sequence ATGAGCCGCGACAAGCAGCTTTTCCCGGAAGACGAAATCGGCGATGCCCTGTGGGCCCTGCAGGAAGACGGCGAAGACCTCTCCCTCGAGCATGAGGTGGAGTTCGCGGTGATCTTCCCGGACGAGCAGTCCGCCCTGGACTTCGCCATCATGCTGCTGCAGAACGGGCAGAAGGTGGCGTACTCCGAGTACGACGGCAACGACAAGCTGCCCTGGCAGGTCCTGGCCTACCCGGTGATGGAGCTCTCCCACGAGCACATCAGCGGCTACGCGGCGCTGCTGTCCGAGCACTCCGCTGACCTGGGCGGTCAGATGGACGGCTGGTCGGCGCTCTGA
- the ptrC gene encoding type III secretion system co-regulatory protein PtrC, producing the protein MHSTEAYRITYITLDEVQLHFETEIAIPDEDGGLALLRAATPPAERRALRELICEQAPAVLSA; encoded by the coding sequence ATGCACAGCACCGAGGCCTACCGCATCACCTACATCACCCTGGACGAGGTGCAACTGCACTTCGAGACCGAAATCGCCATCCCCGACGAGGACGGTGGCCTCGCCCTGCTCCGTGCCGCCACGCCGCCAGCCGAACGCCGGGCGCTGCGCGAACTGATCTGCGAGCAGGCCCCGGCGGTTCTTTCAGCGTAG
- a CDS encoding xanthine dehydrogenase family protein molybdopterin-binding subunit, with amino-acid sequence MLEPRTDEQPAQPGSILNVSRRSFLRGAGGLALGIYFAPLLGKLGDAQAASDFEANAFVRIAPDGTVTVIAKHVEMGQGSYTGLATLVAEELDADWSHVQVEGAPADAKRYANLAFGNLQGTGGSNAMANSFEQMRKAGASARAMLVGAAAEQWKVPAAQIEVHDGVVTHPASGRKAGFGELAEAAAKQPVPADVKLKDPKDFKLIGQVKLPRKDSPSKTDGTAQFTQDVHLPDMLVAVVAHPPRFGGVPAKVDASKAKAVPGVVDVVQFPGSERRFAGVAVLAKNTWAARQGRDALQVEWDESKAFKMGSKEIFAQYRDMASKPGLVARNEGDIGKALEKPAHLIEAEYQFPYLAHAAMEPLNCVVFLKEDGCQIWNGEQWQTGDQMSVAQLLGMPPEQVSITQLYAGGSFGRRANPHSDYVLEAVAIAKAAREQGVKVPIKMVWTREDDTRAGYYRPAFLHRARLAVDAQGNLVGWEQRLVGQSFIVGTPFEKFMVKDGVDKIAVEGAADLPYAVPNLRVEQALAENVTVPTQWWRSVGHTHTAFSTETLVDEAAIAAKQDPYEFRRKLLEKHPRHRGALELVAQRANWLAPLEKGKDGEQRGRGIAVHESFGSFVAQVVEVTYKADKSFKVDRVVCAVDCGLAINPDVIKAQMEGGIGFALSAALHSAITLSDGKVDQSNFHDFQVLRINEMPVVEVHIVPSAEPPTGVGEPGVPPLAPALANALFAATGKRIRTLPIGNQLQA; translated from the coding sequence ATGCTCGAACCCCGTACCGACGAACAGCCGGCGCAGCCCGGCAGCATCCTCAACGTCAGCCGCCGCAGCTTCCTGCGTGGCGCCGGCGGCCTGGCCCTGGGTATCTATTTCGCGCCGCTGCTGGGCAAGCTGGGCGACGCCCAGGCGGCCAGCGATTTCGAGGCCAACGCTTTCGTGCGCATCGCCCCGGACGGCACCGTCACCGTGATCGCCAAGCATGTGGAAATGGGCCAGGGCAGCTACACCGGCCTGGCCACGCTGGTGGCCGAGGAACTGGACGCCGACTGGAGCCACGTGCAGGTCGAAGGCGCACCGGCTGATGCCAAGCGCTACGCCAACCTGGCCTTCGGCAACCTGCAGGGCACCGGCGGCAGCAACGCCATGGCCAACTCCTTCGAGCAGATGCGCAAGGCCGGCGCCAGCGCCCGCGCCATGCTGGTCGGCGCAGCGGCGGAACAGTGGAAGGTGCCGGCGGCGCAGATCGAAGTGCACGACGGCGTCGTCACCCATCCGGCTTCCGGGCGCAAGGCCGGCTTCGGTGAACTGGCCGAGGCGGCGGCGAAGCAGCCGGTGCCGGCGGACGTGAAGCTCAAGGACCCGAAGGACTTCAAGCTGATCGGCCAGGTGAAGCTGCCACGCAAGGACAGCCCCTCGAAGACCGATGGCACCGCGCAGTTCACCCAGGATGTACACCTGCCCGACATGCTGGTGGCTGTGGTCGCCCACCCGCCGCGCTTCGGCGGCGTGCCGGCGAAAGTCGATGCGAGCAAGGCCAAGGCCGTGCCCGGCGTGGTCGACGTGGTGCAGTTCCCCGGCAGCGAGCGGCGTTTCGCCGGCGTCGCGGTGCTGGCGAAGAACACCTGGGCCGCGCGCCAGGGCCGTGACGCGCTGCAGGTCGAGTGGGACGAGAGCAAGGCCTTCAAGATGGGCAGCAAGGAAATCTTCGCCCAGTACCGCGACATGGCCAGCAAGCCAGGCCTGGTGGCGCGCAACGAAGGTGACATCGGCAAGGCGCTGGAGAAACCGGCGCACCTGATCGAGGCGGAATACCAGTTCCCCTATCTTGCCCACGCGGCCATGGAGCCGCTGAACTGTGTGGTCTTCCTCAAGGAAGACGGCTGCCAGATCTGGAACGGCGAGCAGTGGCAGACCGGCGACCAGATGTCGGTGGCGCAGCTGCTGGGCATGCCGCCCGAGCAGGTGAGCATCACCCAGCTGTACGCCGGCGGCAGCTTCGGCCGCCGTGCCAATCCGCATTCGGACTACGTGCTGGAGGCGGTCGCCATTGCCAAGGCGGCCCGCGAGCAGGGCGTGAAGGTGCCGATCAAGATGGTCTGGACCCGCGAGGACGACACCCGCGCCGGCTACTACCGTCCGGCCTTCCTGCACCGCGCGCGGCTGGCGGTGGATGCCCAGGGCAACCTGGTGGGCTGGGAGCAGCGGCTGGTGGGGCAGTCCTTCATCGTCGGCACGCCGTTCGAGAAGTTCATGGTCAAGGACGGTGTCGACAAGATCGCCGTCGAGGGCGCCGCCGATCTGCCTTACGCCGTGCCCAACCTGCGCGTCGAACAGGCGCTGGCGGAGAACGTCACGGTGCCGACCCAGTGGTGGCGTTCGGTGGGCCATACCCACACGGCGTTCTCCACCGAGACCCTGGTCGACGAAGCGGCCATCGCCGCCAAGCAGGACCCGTACGAGTTCCGCCGCAAGCTGCTGGAAAAGCACCCGCGTCATCGTGGCGCGCTGGAGCTGGTGGCGCAGCGGGCGAACTGGCTGGCGCCGCTGGAAAAGGGCAAGGACGGCGAACAGCGCGGTCGCGGGATCGCCGTGCACGAGTCGTTCGGCAGCTTCGTCGCCCAGGTGGTCGAGGTGACTTACAAGGCCGACAAGAGCTTCAAGGTAGACCGCGTGGTCTGCGCGGTGGACTGCGGCCTGGCGATCAACCCGGACGTGATCAAGGCGCAGATGGAGGGAGGCATCGGCTTCGCCCTGTCGGCGGCGCTGCACAGCGCCATCACGCTGAGCGACGGCAAGGTCGACCAGTCCAACTTCCACGACTTCCAGGTGCTGCGCATCAACGAGATGCCGGTAGTGGAGGTGCACATCGTGCCGTCCGCCGAACCGCCGACCGGTGTCGGTGAGCCGGGCGTGCCGCCCCTGGCGCCGGCGCTGGCCAACGCGCTGTTCGCGGCGACCGGCAAGCGTATCCGCACGCTACCGATCGGCAATCAGTTGCAGGCGTGA
- a CDS encoding (2Fe-2S)-binding protein: MITVNLNGKDHELDAPGEMPLLWAIRDVAGLTGTKYGCGMALCGACTVHIDGQPTRSCVTPLAAVAGKKITTIEAVAEQAAGKAVQEAWRKLDVVQCGYCQSGQIMSATALLASNKKPSDADIDAAMSGNICRCATYARIRAAIHDAAQTLA; the protein is encoded by the coding sequence ATGATTACCGTGAACCTGAACGGCAAGGACCACGAGCTCGACGCCCCCGGTGAGATGCCGCTGCTCTGGGCCATCCGCGACGTCGCCGGGCTGACCGGCACCAAGTACGGCTGCGGCATGGCGCTGTGCGGCGCCTGCACCGTGCACATCGACGGCCAGCCGACGCGCTCCTGCGTCACCCCGCTGGCGGCGGTGGCCGGCAAGAAGATCACCACCATCGAGGCGGTGGCCGAGCAGGCCGCCGGCAAGGCGGTGCAGGAGGCCTGGCGCAAGCTCGACGTGGTGCAGTGCGGCTACTGCCAGTCCGGGCAGATCATGTCGGCCACTGCGCTGCTGGCTTCGAACAAGAAGCCCAGCGACGCCGACATCGACGCCGCCATGAGCGGCAACATCTGCCGCTGCGCCACCTATGCGCGGATCCGCGCGGCCATCCACGACGCCGCCCAGACCCTGGCTTGA
- a CDS encoding DsbA family oxidoreductase produces the protein MSDAITIDFVSDVVCPWCAIGLNGLLAAIRRVDGELTVELRIKPFELNADMPAEGEDLVEHLQRKYGSSAEDIARNQEHLRSMGEEVGVHFDLKKRSRIYNTFDAHRLLHWAGESRRDIALKQALLHAYFGEGRDPSDPEVLLEVAVSVGLDAVRAREILDSDAYADEVVAEEDFYTSHGIRAVPAVILNGRQLISGAQSTDYYEQALRQVARNAPLPE, from the coding sequence ATGAGCGACGCCATCACCATCGATTTCGTCTCCGACGTGGTCTGCCCCTGGTGTGCCATCGGCCTCAACGGCCTGTTGGCCGCCATCCGCCGGGTAGACGGCGAACTGACCGTGGAACTGCGCATCAAGCCCTTCGAGCTGAATGCCGACATGCCCGCCGAAGGGGAAGACCTGGTGGAGCACCTGCAGCGCAAGTACGGCAGCAGTGCCGAGGACATCGCCCGCAATCAGGAGCACCTGCGCTCCATGGGCGAGGAAGTCGGCGTGCACTTCGACCTGAAGAAGCGCAGCCGCATCTACAACACCTTCGACGCCCACCGCCTGCTGCACTGGGCGGGTGAATCGCGCCGCGACATCGCCCTGAAGCAGGCGCTGCTGCACGCCTACTTCGGCGAAGGGCGCGACCCGAGCGACCCGGAAGTGCTGCTGGAAGTGGCCGTCAGCGTCGGCCTGGACGCGGTGCGCGCGCGGGAAATCCTCGACAGCGACGCCTACGCCGACGAGGTGGTGGCCGAGGAGGATTTCTACACCAGCCATGGTATACGCGCGGTGCCGGCAGTGATCCTCAATGGTCGCCAGCTGATCTCCGGGGCGCAGAGCACCGACTACTACGAGCAGGCGCTGCGCCAGGTGGCGCGTAATGCACCGTTGCCGGAGTGA